Proteins co-encoded in one Polynucleobacter sp. MG-6-Vaara-E2 genomic window:
- a CDS encoding FecR domain-containing protein — translation MSLINHRLLISQVIYLSFLVCIGMGGAFADQMPAQSGIIALANEPATIKTVSLEGKIIGRSAGTGQPIYLNDEIKTGPQNRLQILLKDQSVFNIGPNSILIIDKFVYDPNKSELNVSIQRGAFKFVSGKISNGNPDAMKVSIPNATIAVRGTGVAGEVAPNGSSTVVLLHGVVGITSTNQGASSTATLSKSGWGVQVGAQGNLSSPSLVPIETLKGITQKVGSSNTAPNTQTAASSSNNPNQSNTQSNSGLSSAELANSVDASRYVSAAAAQNFKTSFTNAVNAQTALNGNSNMLSASVLSDAISNNPEVSAGIVKAFGMPPGTIVPTSTLSQFINSDFATYYALLVFPTIYSASDIINSRMGPLGNVSFSANNIGMACQNTNCGTGATATINSQTVVLNYSTSVMTNSYNVSYANFNGATGSIVSSGSSSFSALTAANAQNVQLPMGTTSGPGSATLNMIGQFGSLGSLTGKWSTLTTTIGQGSGVMRAGYQVKGQ, via the coding sequence ATGAGCTTAATAAATCATCGCCTCCTCATTTCTCAGGTAATTTATCTTTCTTTCCTTGTTTGCATTGGTATGGGTGGCGCATTTGCAGATCAAATGCCAGCACAGTCAGGCATCATTGCTTTGGCTAATGAACCAGCAACTATTAAAACCGTATCTTTAGAAGGCAAGATCATTGGGCGATCCGCGGGAACGGGTCAGCCGATTTATTTGAATGATGAAATTAAGACTGGCCCTCAAAACCGACTGCAGATTCTACTCAAGGATCAGTCTGTTTTCAATATTGGACCCAACAGTATCTTGATCATTGATAAGTTTGTCTATGACCCCAATAAATCGGAGTTGAATGTCAGTATTCAACGCGGGGCATTTAAGTTTGTTTCGGGAAAGATCTCTAATGGCAATCCTGACGCTATGAAAGTCTCGATTCCAAATGCGACGATTGCGGTGCGCGGAACTGGGGTTGCCGGTGAGGTCGCGCCCAATGGGTCTTCTACCGTCGTTTTATTGCATGGCGTTGTTGGCATCACCAGTACTAATCAGGGTGCTAGCTCAACAGCGACATTGAGTAAATCTGGTTGGGGGGTACAGGTTGGTGCCCAGGGAAATCTTTCTAGTCCATCGCTAGTACCTATTGAAACACTTAAAGGGATTACTCAAAAAGTGGGGTCTAGTAATACGGCGCCAAATACCCAGACTGCAGCTAGCTCTTCAAACAACCCTAATCAATCAAACACCCAATCGAATTCAGGCCTATCTTCAGCTGAGTTAGCTAATTCTGTAGATGCTAGTCGTTATGTAAGTGCTGCTGCTGCTCAGAACTTTAAAACCAGTTTTACAAATGCAGTCAATGCCCAAACTGCTTTAAATGGCAATAGCAATATGCTAAGTGCTAGCGTACTAAGTGATGCTATTTCGAATAACCCAGAAGTTTCGGCAGGGATTGTTAAAGCTTTTGGTATGCCACCAGGTACTATAGTGCCAACTAGCACTTTGTCACAATTTATAAATAGTGATTTTGCGACCTATTACGCACTTTTAGTATTTCCAACCATTTATTCTGCAAGCGACATTATTAATAGCAGAATGGGCCCACTAGGCAATGTTAGTTTTAGCGCCAATAACATTGGCATGGCCTGTCAAAATACGAACTGTGGAACTGGCGCTACTGCAACTATCAACTCGCAAACAGTTGTACTTAATTATTCAACTTCTGTGATGACAAACTCTTATAACGTTTCTTATGCCAACTTTAACGGCGCCACTGGAAGCATAGTGAGTTCTGGAAGTTCGAGCTTTAGTGCCCTAACAGCAGCAAATGCTCAAAACGTACAATTACCCATGGGGACTACCTCTGGACCAGGATCAGCAACCTTAAATATGATTGGCCAGTTTGGCTCGCTAGGTAGCTTAACTGGTAAGTGGTCAACCCTAACTACTACTATTGGTCAGGGATCTGGAGTAATGCGGGCAGGCTATCAGGTAAAAGGGCAGTAG